From Cellulosimicrobium sp. ES-005, one genomic window encodes:
- a CDS encoding DUF3152 domain-containing protein: MKRSSQGLRHGAAVAACLVVGFGGGAATAEVWDVPGAPAPVSADREDPPAPVRDEPDAASRSGVERADDVVRAPELRELVAPRPDVVAPLAPADAPTAPAADPVPDPAPTTPEAPVAEPGSGLVGDVVVAPDLGGALDVVPGEAPAPGAGVVRSVRVEVEQGLPVDGEVLATAVLATLNDPRGWSGPDGVTFSRTAADDASIRVVLASPATTDRMCAPLATEGKYSCGNSVSGVAVLNFERWVLGAPDFGDDLATYRQYLVNHEVGHVLGHGHEDCPAPGAVAPVMVQQSISAQGCLTNGWPVP, encoded by the coding sequence GTGAAGCGCTCCTCGCAGGGCCTGCGGCACGGCGCGGCGGTCGCCGCCTGCCTCGTCGTCGGCTTCGGCGGCGGTGCCGCCACGGCGGAGGTGTGGGACGTCCCGGGCGCTCCGGCACCGGTCTCGGCGGACCGCGAGGACCCGCCCGCGCCCGTCCGTGACGAGCCCGACGCGGCGAGCCGGTCGGGCGTGGAGCGCGCGGACGACGTCGTGCGGGCCCCGGAGCTGCGCGAGCTCGTCGCGCCGCGCCCGGACGTGGTCGCGCCGCTCGCCCCCGCGGACGCGCCGACGGCTCCGGCCGCGGACCCCGTGCCGGACCCCGCGCCCACGACCCCCGAGGCGCCGGTCGCCGAGCCCGGCTCGGGCCTCGTGGGCGACGTCGTCGTCGCGCCCGACCTCGGGGGTGCGCTCGACGTCGTCCCGGGGGAGGCCCCGGCGCCGGGGGCGGGCGTCGTCCGGTCCGTGCGGGTCGAGGTCGAGCAGGGTCTGCCCGTGGACGGCGAGGTCCTCGCGACGGCCGTGCTCGCGACGCTCAACGACCCGCGCGGGTGGTCCGGCCCCGACGGCGTGACGTTCTCCCGCACGGCGGCCGACGACGCGTCGATCCGCGTCGTGCTCGCCAGCCCCGCGACCACCGACCGGATGTGCGCCCCCCTCGCGACCGAGGGGAAGTACTCGTGCGGCAACTCCGTGTCCGGCGTCGCGGTGCTCAACTTCGAGCGCTGGGTGCTCGGCGCCCCCGACTTCGGGGACGACCTCGCGACGTACCGCCAGTACCTGGTGAACCACGAGGTGGGTCACGTGCTCGGGCACGGCCACGAGGACTGCCCGGCCCCGGGCGCGGTCGCGCCGGTGATGGTGCAGCAGTCGATCTCTGCCCAGG